Proteins from one Nitrobacteraceae bacterium AZCC 2146 genomic window:
- a CDS encoding TRAP transporter TAXI family solute receptor (product_source=TIGR02122; cath_funfam=2.40.30.10; cleavage_site_network=SignalP-noTM; cog=COG2358; ko=KO:K07080; pfam=PF16868; superfamily=53850; tigrfam=TIGR02122; transmembrane_helix_parts=Inside_1_8,TMhelix_9_28,Outside_29_32,TMhelix_33_55,Inside_56_325) — MLTRFRKAGAVLAAALSAGMILAGAVYAQQKTMAIGTGGTGGVYYPLGGAIANVLSKALPNTQATAEVTGGSVDNLKLIASGQSELGFSMADAALDAFNGQDKFKSGKVPLQTLLVVYPNRMHVVTVEGTGIEKMSDLKGKRVSTGSPGSATEVMAFRVLEASGLDKDKDMKRERLGVAESVNAIKDRKIDAFMWVGGVPTAAVTDLAATPGMKMKLIDHSDAVEKMNAKYGKLYARSSIKAGIYPGTDKDNAIAEVWNIIVTGDKMSNEDAYNIVKTLVEKKADIVAVHKEAESFSLDNQVQDRSPIPFHPGALKYFKEKGIGG; from the coding sequence ATGCTGACGAGATTCAGGAAGGCCGGCGCGGTATTGGCCGCGGCATTGTCGGCGGGGATGATCCTTGCCGGCGCGGTGTACGCCCAGCAGAAGACCATGGCGATCGGCACCGGCGGCACCGGCGGCGTGTATTACCCGCTCGGCGGCGCCATCGCCAACGTGCTGTCCAAGGCGCTGCCGAATACCCAGGCCACCGCGGAAGTCACCGGCGGTTCCGTCGATAACCTCAAGCTGATCGCCTCGGGCCAGAGCGAACTCGGCTTCAGCATGGCCGACGCCGCGCTCGATGCCTTCAACGGCCAGGACAAGTTCAAGAGCGGCAAGGTGCCGCTGCAGACGCTGCTGGTGGTCTATCCGAACCGCATGCATGTGGTGACGGTGGAAGGCACCGGCATCGAGAAGATGTCCGACCTGAAGGGCAAGCGCGTCTCGACGGGCTCGCCGGGCAGCGCCACCGAAGTGATGGCGTTCCGCGTGCTCGAAGCCTCAGGCCTCGACAAGGACAAGGACATGAAGCGCGAGCGGCTCGGCGTCGCCGAATCCGTCAACGCCATCAAGGACCGCAAGATCGACGCCTTCATGTGGGTCGGCGGCGTGCCCACCGCGGCGGTCACCGACCTCGCCGCCACGCCCGGCATGAAGATGAAGCTGATCGACCACAGCGACGCCGTCGAGAAGATGAACGCGAAATACGGCAAGCTCTATGCGCGCAGCAGCATCAAGGCCGGCATCTATCCCGGTACCGACAAGGACAACGCCATCGCGGAAGTCTGGAACATCATCGTCACCGGCGACAAGATGAGCAATGAGGACGCCTACAACATCGTCAAGACGCTGGTGGAGAAGAAGGCCGACATCGTCGCCGTGCACAAGGAAGCCGAAAGCTTCTCGCTGGACAACCAGGTCCAGGATCGTTCGCCGATTCCGTTCCATCCCGGCGCGCTGAAGTATTTCAAGGAAAAGGGCATCGGCGGCTGA
- a CDS encoding hypothetical protein (product_source=Hypo-rule applied; cath_funfam=4.10.1240.10; cleavage_site_network=SignalP-noTM; superfamily=82171): MHAIVKCGVVLGALALLPAIAAADDFKLSNNQRISCGRGLSAGKLSTATCRSYAYLFNTKTSEYFRCSVSLSMTRDNKEIISTQTDGACVKKPRIFDTDSSYSFDATETEPPNTNSFFGTGGYVVWASDNTAQKVRGCLTIASGLGSDVSKCVDMKFE, translated from the coding sequence ATGCATGCGATAGTGAAGTGCGGTGTGGTCCTCGGTGCGCTGGCGCTGCTGCCGGCGATAGCCGCGGCGGATGATTTCAAGCTCAGCAACAACCAGCGGATCTCTTGCGGCCGGGGCTTGAGCGCCGGCAAATTGAGCACCGCGACCTGCCGCTCCTACGCCTACCTGTTCAACACCAAAACCTCGGAATACTTCCGCTGCTCGGTCAGCCTGTCGATGACGCGCGACAACAAGGAAATCATCAGCACGCAGACCGATGGCGCCTGCGTGAAGAAGCCGCGCATCTTCGACACCGATTCCAGCTATTCGTTCGATGCCACCGAGACCGAACCGCCGAACACCAATTCCTTCTTCGGCACCGGCGGCTACGTGGTCTGGGCCAGCGACAACACCGCGCAGAAAGTCCGCGGCTGCCTCACCATCGCGTCGGGGCTGGGCTCCGACGTCAGCAAATGCGTGGACATGAAGTTCGAATGA
- a CDS encoding tripartite-type tricarboxylate transporter receptor subunit TctC (product_source=COG3181; cath_funfam=3.40.190.10; cleavage_site_network=SignalP-noTM; cog=COG3181; pfam=PF03401; superfamily=53850) translates to MSSTTRFPTRRSVMLGGAAALGLPLLSRNARAADAWPTHPVKFVVPFAAGGTTDILARVVAAKISEEYGQQFIVENKPGAGGNIAADFVAKADPDGYTFLVGTPGTHAINKFVFKNMQYDPIKDLAPVIIIAKVPNLFSVTNSLPVKSVAEFIALAKSKPGEFFYGTPGLGSTAHVSTELFKSMTGVNITHVPYKGSAPALTDLIAGRVHLTIDNLPASQPFAESNSIRPLAVSTAARWPLMPDIPTIAEAGVPGYEAAAWFTVAAPAKTPKDMIDRLNASIDKFIKSEDGTTRLRKLGAEPAGGSPEAMQAYVISETEKWGKVAQFAGIKPE, encoded by the coding sequence ATGTCATCCACGACCCGCTTTCCGACCCGCCGCTCGGTCATGCTCGGCGGCGCTGCCGCGCTCGGCCTGCCGTTGCTGTCACGCAACGCCCGCGCCGCCGACGCCTGGCCGACCCATCCGGTCAAGTTCGTCGTGCCGTTCGCGGCCGGCGGCACCACCGACATTCTGGCGCGCGTGGTCGCCGCCAAGATCTCCGAGGAATACGGCCAGCAGTTCATCGTCGAGAACAAGCCGGGCGCCGGCGGCAACATCGCCGCCGACTTCGTCGCCAAGGCCGATCCCGACGGCTACACCTTCCTGGTCGGCACCCCGGGCACCCACGCCATCAACAAGTTCGTGTTCAAGAACATGCAGTACGATCCGATCAAGGATCTGGCGCCGGTGATCATCATCGCCAAGGTGCCGAACCTGTTCTCGGTGACCAATTCGCTGCCGGTGAAGAGCGTCGCCGAATTCATCGCGCTGGCGAAGTCCAAGCCCGGCGAATTCTTCTACGGCACCCCCGGCCTCGGCTCGACCGCGCATGTCTCCACCGAACTGTTCAAGTCGATGACCGGCGTCAACATCACCCACGTGCCCTACAAGGGCAGCGCGCCGGCACTGACCGATCTGATCGCCGGCCGCGTCCACCTCACCATCGACAACCTGCCGGCCTCGCAGCCCTTCGCGGAATCCAATTCGATCCGCCCGCTCGCGGTCTCCACTGCGGCGCGCTGGCCGCTGATGCCGGATATCCCGACCATCGCCGAAGCCGGCGTGCCCGGCTACGAGGCGGCGGCGTGGTTCACCGTCGCGGCGCCTGCGAAGACCCCGAAGGACATGATCGACAGGCTCAACGCCAGCATCGACAAGTTCATCAAGTCGGAAGACGGCACCACGCGGCTGCGCAAGCTCGGCGCCGAGCCGGCCGGCGGCTCGCCGGAAGCGATGCAGGCCTATGTGATCTCGGAAACCGAGAAGTGGGGCAAGGTCGCCCAATTCGCCGGCATCAAGCCGGAGTAA
- a CDS encoding hypothetical protein (product_source=Hypo-rule applied; cleavage_site_network=SignalP-noTM; superfamily=69360): protein MTARTIRMLCAAAALTALTMPALAQAPAPWVLAPDMGYGYDASGKTFAYKMGTNNAKFLLKGAKKVPKNTLFFIGENGQLYMRSGPYLEDDGKFKFGPG from the coding sequence ATGACCGCACGAACAATCAGGATGCTGTGCGCCGCCGCCGCGCTGACGGCGCTGACAATGCCGGCCCTGGCGCAGGCGCCGGCACCGTGGGTTCTGGCGCCGGACATGGGCTACGGCTACGACGCCAGTGGCAAGACCTTCGCCTACAAGATGGGCACCAACAACGCCAAATTCCTGCTGAAGGGCGCCAAGAAGGTGCCGAAGAACACGCTGTTCTTCATCGGCGAGAACGGCCAGCTCTACATGCGCAGCGGGCCGTACCTGGAAGACGACGGCAAATTCAAGTTCGGGCCGGGCTGA
- a CDS encoding ComF family protein (product_source=TIGR00201; cath_funfam=3.40.50.2020; cog=COG1040; pfam=PF00156,PF18912; superfamily=53271; tigrfam=TIGR00201): MDAEATSPWSLASQMRGVWRACGTAWDYAAHVALDIALPTLCVACREPVAGDGVCANCWAKLSFIAPPFCARLGIPFVYDPGPGILSMQAIADPPAYQRARAAVRYDDVARTLVHQLKYHDRTDLAPAMGRWMARAGQELLEGADVLVPVPLHWRRGFSRRFNQSGALARAIQKQSGVAVSRDALRRIRPTEHQIGLSRSERAANVQGAFKVPQDKRPDIHGRRVILIDDVLTSGATVDACARALLRAKAAQVDVLVFARVVDAHKAPI, translated from the coding sequence ATGGACGCCGAAGCGACATCGCCGTGGTCCCTCGCCTCGCAAATGCGCGGGGTGTGGCGGGCGTGCGGGACGGCGTGGGATTATGCGGCGCATGTGGCGCTGGATATCGCGCTGCCGACGCTGTGCGTGGCCTGCCGCGAGCCGGTCGCCGGCGACGGCGTCTGCGCCAACTGCTGGGCCAAACTGTCGTTCATCGCGCCGCCGTTCTGCGCCCGGCTCGGGATTCCCTTTGTCTACGACCCCGGCCCCGGCATCCTGTCGATGCAGGCGATTGCCGATCCGCCGGCCTATCAGCGCGCCCGCGCCGCGGTGCGCTACGACGATGTCGCCCGCACGCTGGTGCACCAGCTGAAATACCATGACCGCACTGATCTCGCGCCTGCGATGGGGCGCTGGATGGCGCGCGCCGGGCAGGAACTGCTTGAGGGGGCCGACGTGCTGGTGCCGGTGCCATTGCATTGGCGGCGCGGGTTTAGCCGGCGTTTCAACCAGTCCGGGGCGCTGGCACGCGCGATCCAGAAGCAGAGCGGCGTAGCGGTCTCGCGCGACGCGCTGCGCCGGATCCGGCCGACCGAGCACCAGATTGGCCTGTCGCGGAGCGAGCGCGCAGCAAATGTGCAGGGTGCATTCAAGGTTCCGCAGGACAAACGACCTGACATCCACGGCCGTCGCGTCATCCTGATCGACGATGTGCTGACTTCCGGCGCCACTGTGGACGCCTGCGCCCGGGCGCTGCTGCGCGCCAAAGCGGCCCAGGTCGATGTGCTCGTCTTCGCGCGGGTTGTGGACGCCCACAAGGCTCCCATATAA
- a CDS encoding 8-oxo-dGTP diphosphatase (product_source=KO:K03574; cath_funfam=3.90.79.10; cog=COG0494; ko=KO:K03574; pfam=PF14815; superfamily=55811; tigrfam=TIGR00586): MKLVLVVACALVDADGRVLITQRPEGKTLAGLWEFPGGKLEAGERPEAALIRELHEEIGITVKEACLAPLTFASHAYEDFHLLMPLYICRRWEGLAVAREGQQLAWVRANKLRDYPMPAADIPLIPHLIDLL; the protein is encoded by the coding sequence GTGAAACTCGTTCTCGTCGTCGCCTGCGCACTGGTCGATGCCGACGGCCGCGTGCTGATCACGCAGCGGCCGGAGGGCAAGACGCTGGCCGGCCTGTGGGAATTTCCCGGCGGCAAGCTGGAAGCGGGCGAGCGGCCGGAGGCGGCGCTGATCCGCGAATTGCACGAGGAGATCGGCATCACCGTCAAGGAAGCCTGTCTGGCGCCGCTGACCTTCGCCAGCCACGCTTATGAGGACTTTCATTTGCTGATGCCGCTCTATATCTGCCGGCGCTGGGAGGGCCTCGCGGTGGCGCGCGAAGGCCAGCAACTCGCCTGGGTCCGCGCCAACAAACTGCGCGACTATCCGATGCCGGCCGCGGACATTCCGCTGATCCCGCATCTGATCGATCTGCTGTAG
- a CDS encoding SAM-dependent methyltransferase (product_source=COG0500; cath_funfam=3.40.50.150; cog=COG0500; pfam=PF08241; superfamily=53335), which produces MVRDGARAPPHHEGCRIARAPNFGVPTGMAPNPNAAPILFDRALLRARQDRALKQGAATFLLDRVTEEMDERLHAVLRTFTSVADIATPGDGLRAALAARVGTLTHIAVPDNERDGLGLAPDSLDLVVSALALHFVNDLPGVMAQISRALKPDGLLLAAMLGGDTLTELRQSFAAAEAELEGGISPRVAPFADLRDVGALLQRAGFALPVTDVDRVVVRYDSAFALMQDIRRMGATNVLMERRRIPSRRATLLRMAQIYAERFADPDGRIRATFDVIWLSGWAPHESQQKPLRPGSAKASLADAVKGLKP; this is translated from the coding sequence ATGGTTCGCGACGGCGCAAGAGCGCCTCCTCACCATGAGGGCTGCCGGATTGCCAGAGCCCCGAACTTCGGCGTACCAACCGGCATGGCTCCGAACCCCAACGCCGCCCCCATCCTGTTCGACCGCGCGCTGCTGCGCGCGCGGCAGGATCGTGCGTTGAAGCAGGGTGCGGCGACCTTCCTGCTCGATCGCGTTACCGAGGAGATGGACGAACGCCTGCACGCCGTATTGCGCACCTTCACCAGCGTCGCGGATATCGCCACGCCGGGCGACGGTCTCCGCGCGGCGCTGGCGGCCCGCGTCGGCACGCTGACTCACATTGCCGTGCCCGACAACGAGCGCGACGGCCTGGGGCTCGCGCCCGATTCCCTCGATCTCGTCGTCTCCGCGCTGGCGCTGCACTTTGTGAATGATCTGCCCGGTGTGATGGCGCAGATCAGCCGCGCGTTGAAGCCGGACGGGCTGCTGCTGGCGGCGATGCTCGGCGGCGATACGCTGACCGAGTTGCGGCAGTCTTTTGCGGCGGCGGAAGCGGAGCTCGAAGGCGGCATCTCGCCGCGCGTCGCCCCCTTCGCCGATCTGCGTGATGTCGGTGCGCTGTTGCAGCGCGCGGGTTTTGCTTTGCCGGTCACCGATGTCGACCGTGTCGTGGTGCGCTACGACAGTGCCTTCGCGCTGATGCAGGATATCCGGCGCATGGGCGCCACCAATGTGCTGATGGAGCGCCGCCGCATCCCGTCGCGCCGCGCCACCCTGCTGCGGATGGCGCAGATCTATGCCGAGCGCTTCGCCGACCCGGACGGCCGCATCCGCGCCACCTTCGATGTGATCTGGCTGTCCGGATGGGCCCCACATGAAAGCCAGCAGAAGCCGCTGAGACCGGGTTCGGCGAAAGCGAGTCTGGCCGACGCGGTGAAGGGGCTGAAGCCGTAA
- a CDS encoding glutamate N-acetyltransferase/amino-acid N-acetyltransferase (product_source=KO:K00620; cath_funfam=3.60.70.12; cog=COG1364; ko=KO:K00620; pfam=PF01960; superfamily=56266; tigrfam=TIGR00120), which produces MVLPVSPLAPTYVPDMPEIAGVRLATAAAGIRYKGRTDVLLAVMDKGTTAAGVFTTSKCPSAPVEWCRAKLKGGQARALVVNSGNANAFTGKNGRQSTKLTGDIAAKAVGCKPDDVFLASTGVIGEPLDASRFDGVLGTLADSATPDGWMDAARAIMTTDTFPKVATATVKLGKAKVTINGMAKGSGMIAPDMATMLAFIFTDAPISAPALQALLKAGVTDTFNAITVDGDTSTSDTLMMFATGAASAQGAPKITKAGDVRLKPFVKALQTLLADLAEQVARDGEGARKLIEIIVEGATSKTSARKIAMSIANSPLVKTAVAGEDANWGRVVMAVGKAGEPADRDKLSISFNGIRVAKSGARDPSYDEKDVSKAMKNPTIQIKVALGLGKGRDRVLTCDLTKEYIAINGDYRS; this is translated from the coding sequence ATGGTCCTTCCCGTCTCCCCGCTCGCCCCCACTTACGTTCCCGACATGCCCGAAATCGCCGGCGTCCGCCTGGCGACCGCCGCGGCCGGCATCCGCTACAAGGGCCGCACCGACGTGCTGCTGGCGGTGATGGACAAGGGCACCACAGCGGCCGGCGTCTTCACCACCTCGAAATGCCCGTCCGCCCCGGTGGAATGGTGCCGCGCCAAGCTCAAAGGCGGGCAAGCCCGCGCGCTGGTCGTCAATTCCGGCAATGCCAACGCCTTCACCGGCAAGAACGGCCGGCAGTCGACCAAGCTGACCGGCGATATCGCGGCGAAGGCGGTCGGCTGCAAGCCGGATGATGTTTTCCTCGCCTCCACCGGCGTGATCGGCGAACCGCTCGACGCCAGCAGGTTCGACGGTGTGCTCGGCACGCTGGCGGACAGCGCCACGCCCGATGGCTGGATGGATGCCGCGCGGGCAATCATGACCACCGACACCTTTCCCAAGGTCGCCACCGCGACGGTGAAGCTCGGCAAGGCGAAAGTCACCATCAACGGCATGGCCAAGGGCTCCGGCATGATCGCGCCGGACATGGCGACCATGCTGGCCTTCATCTTCACCGACGCGCCGATTTCAGCGCCCGCGCTGCAGGCGCTGCTCAAGGCCGGCGTCACCGACACCTTCAACGCCATCACCGTCGACGGCGACACCTCGACCTCCGACACGCTGATGATGTTCGCCACCGGCGCAGCCTCAGCGCAGGGCGCGCCGAAGATCACCAAGGCCGGCGACGTCCGGCTGAAGCCGTTCGTGAAGGCGCTGCAGACCCTGCTCGCCGATCTCGCCGAGCAGGTGGCGCGCGATGGCGAAGGCGCCCGCAAGCTGATCGAGATCATCGTCGAGGGCGCGACCTCGAAGACCTCGGCGCGCAAGATCGCCATGTCGATCGCCAATTCGCCGCTGGTGAAAACCGCTGTCGCCGGCGAGGACGCCAATTGGGGCCGCGTGGTGATGGCGGTCGGCAAGGCCGGCGAGCCCGCCGATCGCGACAAGCTTTCGATCTCGTTCAACGGCATTCGCGTCGCGAAAAGTGGTGCGCGCGATCCGTCCTATGACGAGAAGGATGTCTCGAAGGCGATGAAGAATCCGACGATCCAGATCAAGGTCGCACTCGGTCTCGGCAAAGGCCGCGACCGCGTGCTGACCTGCGACCTCACCAAGGAATACATCGCCATCAACGGCGACTACCGGTCGTGA